The Komagataeibacter sp. FNDCR2 nucleotide sequence CCCACGAGGCGTTCATGCCATATTGCGGCAGGTTGAACGACGGGTTGCCAATCGATCCGGGCAGCGCGGTCGGCCCGAACCCCTGCGTGCCGCTGGCGACCGTGCCCGCTTCACGCGATTCCATGGTGCCCAGCAGGCCCAGTATGCCGTTGGTGCTGGCGCGTTCGCGTGCGTAGGAGGCATTGGCCTCGGCATGGGGAAACTGCGCGGAACTGGCGATGCGGCGTTCGGCCATGCTCTGGGCAAAGCGCCATGAAGCCGCCTTCAGGTCCAGATTGTCGCGCGCGACCTCGGCTTCCAGCGCGGTCAGGGTGGGATCGTTGAAAATGGTCCACCATTCAGACCCCATGGTGGTATCCACCACATGGCTGGCCGCCGGTGGCAGGCTGTCATGCCATGTGGCGGGGGCGGGCTGTGGCTTGTGGCGGTAGGTCGGGCCGACCGCGCAGCCGCTGGCCAGCCCCGCGACCATGCCCAGACAGATCAGGCCGCGCAGGCGGTTATGGCGCGCCGGGGGGTTACTGCCAGGCATACCGGGCCTCCGTCGCGTGGGGGCCGTCGGGCGGGGTCAGGGTATCGATCCGTGCTTCGACCGACATGCCGACGCGGACAAGGGCGGCCAGATTCTGGCCCGGGTCAAACACCAGCTTGACCGGAATGCGCTGCACTACCTTGGTGAAATTCCCGGTGGCGTTGTCGGGCTGGATCGGCGCGAAGGCGACGCCGGTGGCCGGGGCCAGACTGTCCACATGGGCGCGCAGCGGGCGACCGGGGAAGGTATCGACCCATATGGTCGCACGCTGGCCGGTACGCACATGCGTCAGTTGCGTTTCCTGAAAATTGGCGAGTACGTAGGCCGCCTGCGTCGGCACCACGGCCAGCAGGGCGGTGCCCGCGTGTACATAGGCCCCCACGCGCACGCCACGTTCGCCCACCACGCCTTCAACCGGGGCGGGAATGGTGCAGTAGGACAGGTTGAGACTGGCCTGGTGTTCCTGCCCGCGCGCCTGTTCCAGCGCGCCACGGGCATGCAGCAGCCGGGCGCGCAGCACCTCCGTCTGGTCGGTTTCGGCCTCGACGGCCGCATTGTCGTGGTCGAGACGGGCCTGGGCCTCGAGCAGGCGGGCGGCGCTGTCCTGATTCTGCTCCAGCGTGCCCGACCCATCGGCGGACAGGTTGCGGTAACGCCGTGCGTTCTGGCGCGCAAAGACAAGCTGCGCCTGGTCCGCCGCCACGCTGGCGCGCGCCTGCGCGATCAGGGCGACCTGACGGACCAGTTCGGCCTCAAGGTTCGTGACGTCGCCCTGTGCCGCCTGCGTCGCGCCATGGGCGGTCTCAAGCGCGGCGCGGTAGTCATCATCCTCGATATGGGCCAGTTCCTCACCGGGGTGGACGGCTTCGTTGTCCTGCGCGATCACGCGGTCGATACGGCCGGGCACCTTGGGGGCCACGGTGGTGAAATCGGCGGTGACGTAAGCGTCGTTGGTATATTCATCCGTGCCGTTGCCCGAGATTAGGCGGTCGGCGGTCCATGCGGCGGCGACCAGCAGGATAACGGTCCCGCCAGCCAGGATGAGGGGCTTCGTGTGGGGCATTGCTTCGGACCCGATCGGTTCAGTGCGCGGCGGGCGCGGGGACCGGCGCGCGCGGGGCATAGACACGTCCCGGCAGGATGGCTGTCAGGACAAGGAAAAAGGCGCAGATCCACACCACCACAAGGTAGATGTCCGCCAGCGCCAGAACGGTGGACTGCTCATGCACGTAGGTATGGAAAATCTGGAGTGCGTTGCGCGCGATATGCCCGCCATCGGGCGATGTCGCGCCGATCTGCCCGCTAATGGGCTCGCCCATGCCATCCAGCGCCGTGCCGTGCAGATCCAGCAGCATGGTGGAATGGTACTGTTCGCGCCTGCGCAGCATGATCTCGAACAGGGCGGTGGCGATGGCGTTGGCCATGCCCTTGAGCATGTTCACCATGCCCGAGATCAGCGGGCCATCCGCCGGTCCCAGCGCCAGGGCCGAGAGCATGAGCGTGGGAATGACCACCATGGGCTGGCCGAACACCTGCAATATCTGGATGATGAGGAAATTGTCGCGCACCCAGTCCGGGGTCAGCCACGTGCCCAGCCAGCCCGCCCCACCCAGGCATGCCAGCCCGATGGCCAGCACGTAGCGGCAGTCCACCGCGCGTATGTTGCACAGCGCCGCCGTAAGCGGCAGCAGCACAAGCTGCGGCAGCGCCACCACCAGCGCGATGGGGGCGGCCTGAACCGGCCTGTAGCCGCGTATCTCGGCCAGGTAGGTAAATGGAATTTCGGTCATCAGCCCGCAGATCATGAGGGAGGCGATCAGCGTCAGCAGGGACATCGCGATGTTGCGGTTGCCCCAGAACTGGATGCGGAAGAACGGGCTGTGATGGAACCATTCATGCACCAGAAAGGCGACGAACAGCGCAAGCCCCCAGCATGTCAGGTGCGTGATGAGGGGCGAGCGGAACCAGTCCAGCCGGTCGCCCTGATAAAGCACCGTGACCACGCACATGATGGAAGGCGCGCCCAGCACGAAACCGCGCCAGTTGAAGTTGCGAAACCGCCCCCAGTGCGACGGATCGCGCGGCAGGCCCCACCCGATCATGCCGATGGCGACCACGCACAGGGGCAGCGTCTCCCAGTACAGCCACTGCCAGCCGACATGCTCGAACCACATCGCCTCCAGCGGGCCGCCGAGGTTGGGGCCGAAGGTGGCGCTCATGGCGTAGCCGCCAATGCCGAACACCCGGATGGGGGCGGGCAGGTATTTGAGCATGACGGTCATGAGGATGGGCGGCAGGCACCCCGCCGCCAGCCCCTGCGCCCCGCGCAGGATGCACAGCGTGGTCATGTCGGGCATGTAGGGCGCCGGAATGGCCAGCAGCCCCAGCAGCGCCGTCATGAACAGCGAAAAGCGATAGATGGAGAATGTGACGTAAAACCACGGCGTGAACGCCATGGACGCGATGTTGAACGATTCATAGATGGAGGTGAACCACGTCCCCTCATCGTGACCGATATGCATGGCGCCGCGGATATCGGGCAGGCCGATTTCCGTTATATGTTCATTGAACCCGGCGACATGCACAGCCAGCAGCACCCCCAGGCACCCGACAACCGTGCGCGGGCCAAAGGGGGGAATATAGGAAGGGGCAGGAGAAGGGGCTGCGTTCACATCGATCCGTCCGGTGGGAAAATCCGGGCCATGATCGCGGTGCGCGATTAAGGCGAATACCCATGATCGCGCGGGTTGACGCCTCCATTTTACGGATTGGTCAAATCCATTTTTTTAGGATAATCAGGGCGGTTTTGTTTCGGATATGCAGCGGGGAAAATGGCGCATGAGAAAACGGTACGATCTCGACCTGCTGCGCAGCCTTCAGGTACTGATCGAGGAGGAGGGCGTATCCCATGCCGCGCGCAGGCTGAAGATGAGCGAGGCCGCCATGAGCCGGAGCCTGGCCAAGCTGCGCGTGATCTTTGGGGATCCGATCCTTGTCGCATCGGGGCGGCGCATGGTCGCGACCACCTTCGCGCTGGGAATCCGTGACCGCGTGCGCGCCCTGGTCGATGGCGCCGATGCCCTGCTGGAAGAACAGGACGCGCCGGATCTTGCCGGTCTTTCGCCCCATTTCATGCTGCGGGCCAATGACCTGATCGTGGGGGCGTTCGGGGCGGCCATCCTTGCCGCCCTGCGGCAGGACTGCCCCGGCTGCGCCATCACCTTCGCCCCCGAAACGGATGAAGAACCCAGCAACGACCTGCGGGAGGGACGGGTGGACCTCTACCTTGGCGCATCGGACGACATGCGCCCCGACATCCGCCAGCAAAGCCTGTTCCCCACCGGGTTCCGCGCCCTTGTGCGCGCCGACCATCCCATTCTGGCCGAAGGGATCACGCCCGCCTCGATTGTGAGGTACGAACATATCAGTGTCTCGCGCCGGGGGCGGCTGCACGGGCCGATCGATGTCGTGCTGCGGGAGCGTTTCGGCCTGCGGCGGCGGGTGGTGATGGTCGTGCCCACCTATTACGCCATGGTCGAGACCCTGCGCATGACGGATATGATCCTGCCCCTGCCGGGCATTGCCATCGACTACCTGCCCATCCGTTCGATGCATCTGGCGGAGTTCGAATTTCCCTTTGAACTGCCGCCGGTACGCTCGTTTCAGGCATGGCATCCGCGCCGGGATAGCGACCCGGTGCATCGCTGGCTGCGCAACACGGTCTACCGCGTCGTGCGCCAGCGTGGCGACGACCTGCCCGAAGGGTTTTCCCCCACCCTGAGCGTGGCGGGGGAAGGCGATAACGTGATCCGGCCTTACTGGCCGTAGCGTACCAGCCCCAGATCCTCGTGCGCGATGTCGGGCATGCGGCCGGACATGATATCGGCCAGTACCCGGCCCGAACCGCAGGCCATGGTCCACCCCAGCGTGCCGTGGCCGGTATTGAGGTACAGGTTGTCGTAGCGGGTGCGCCCGATGATGGGCGTGCCGTCGGGTGTCATGGGGCGCAGGCCGGTCCAGAACTGGGCCT carries:
- a CDS encoding MFS transporter, with amino-acid sequence MNAAPSPAPSYIPPFGPRTVVGCLGVLLAVHVAGFNEHITEIGLPDIRGAMHIGHDEGTWFTSIYESFNIASMAFTPWFYVTFSIYRFSLFMTALLGLLAIPAPYMPDMTTLCILRGAQGLAAGCLPPILMTVMLKYLPAPIRVFGIGGYAMSATFGPNLGGPLEAMWFEHVGWQWLYWETLPLCVVAIGMIGWGLPRDPSHWGRFRNFNWRGFVLGAPSIMCVVTVLYQGDRLDWFRSPLITHLTCWGLALFVAFLVHEWFHHSPFFRIQFWGNRNIAMSLLTLIASLMICGLMTEIPFTYLAEIRGYRPVQAAPIALVVALPQLVLLPLTAALCNIRAVDCRYVLAIGLACLGGAGWLGTWLTPDWVRDNFLIIQILQVFGQPMVVIPTLMLSALALGPADGPLISGMVNMLKGMANAIATALFEIMLRRREQYHSTMLLDLHGTALDGMGEPISGQIGATSPDGGHIARNALQIFHTYVHEQSTVLALADIYLVVVWICAFFLVLTAILPGRVYAPRAPVPAPAAH
- a CDS encoding LysR family transcriptional regulator; translation: MRKRYDLDLLRSLQVLIEEEGVSHAARRLKMSEAAMSRSLAKLRVIFGDPILVASGRRMVATTFALGIRDRVRALVDGADALLEEQDAPDLAGLSPHFMLRANDLIVGAFGAAILAALRQDCPGCAITFAPETDEEPSNDLREGRVDLYLGASDDMRPDIRQQSLFPTGFRALVRADHPILAEGITPASIVRYEHISVSRRGRLHGPIDVVLRERFGLRRRVVMVVPTYYAMVETLRMTDMILPLPGIAIDYLPIRSMHLAEFEFPFELPPVRSFQAWHPRRDSDPVHRWLRNTVYRVVRQRGDDLPEGFSPTLSVAGEGDNVIRPYWP
- a CDS encoding HlyD family secretion protein yields the protein MPHTKPLILAGGTVILLVAAAWTADRLISGNGTDEYTNDAYVTADFTTVAPKVPGRIDRVIAQDNEAVHPGEELAHIEDDDYRAALETAHGATQAAQGDVTNLEAELVRQVALIAQARASVAADQAQLVFARQNARRYRNLSADGSGTLEQNQDSAARLLEAQARLDHDNAAVEAETDQTEVLRARLLHARGALEQARGQEHQASLNLSYCTIPAPVEGVVGERGVRVGAYVHAGTALLAVVPTQAAYVLANFQETQLTHVRTGQRATIWVDTFPGRPLRAHVDSLAPATGVAFAPIQPDNATGNFTKVVQRIPVKLVFDPGQNLAALVRVGMSVEARIDTLTPPDGPHATEARYAWQ